The Prevotella sp. oral taxon 299 str. F0039 genome has a segment encoding these proteins:
- a CDS encoding glycosyltransferase family 4 protein — protein MNIIIITPRLSYGGAEHVAIMLANEFVKRGHQVSIISNLNITSYVLLPEIKTYSLFNKSKNKLIKWFQSFISVRQIIKQTQPHCVIGIMWACALRARIGTLGTNIPVINSLHDAFEPIEGERFSLKEYFRKFYLNRLYKYTTVLTQVDKNVINNRFSEVWVLPNPLSLQPLNALPIKKKKIIAAGRLEDWYIKGFDVLIKAWSKVASKYPEWVLEIAGQGSEEEQKLINKMIKDEQIEQQVHLLGFRTDMEKIYKDAEIFVLSSRYEGFGLVLIEAMSQGCACVSTNHKGRQAEIITHNYDGLLCETNSVESLTIALDKMISNPSQRKAVQQQAIHSSKRFLPSVIIQKWEELLNHVQ, from the coding sequence ATGAATATTATTATTATTACCCCTCGTTTGTCCTATGGAGGAGCAGAACATGTTGCAATAATGTTGGCTAATGAATTTGTAAAAAGAGGACATCAGGTGAGTATAATATCGAATCTTAATATAACTTCGTATGTCCTTTTACCTGAAATTAAGACTTATTCTTTATTTAATAAATCGAAGAATAAGCTTATAAAATGGTTTCAATCATTTATTTCAGTGCGCCAAATAATAAAACAAACGCAACCTCATTGTGTTATTGGTATTATGTGGGCGTGTGCTTTACGAGCACGTATTGGTACTTTAGGAACTAATATTCCTGTTATAAATTCTCTACATGATGCTTTTGAACCCATTGAAGGGGAGAGATTTTCTTTAAAAGAATATTTTAGAAAGTTTTATCTAAATAGGTTATATAAATATACTACGGTATTAACACAAGTAGATAAAAACGTTATAAACAATAGATTTTCAGAAGTATGGGTTTTACCTAATCCTCTTTCTTTGCAACCTTTAAATGCTTTACCTATAAAGAAAAAGAAGATAATTGCTGCAGGTAGATTAGAAGATTGGTACATAAAAGGATTTGATGTCTTAATAAAAGCATGGTCTAAAGTTGCTTCTAAATATCCAGAATGGGTATTAGAAATTGCAGGGCAGGGTAGTGAAGAGGAACAAAAGCTTATCAATAAAATGATAAAAGATGAACAGATAGAACAACAAGTTCATCTTTTAGGTTTTAGAACTGATATGGAAAAGATATATAAAGATGCTGAAATCTTTGTATTAAGTAGTCGATATGAAGGTTTTGGACTTGTATTAATAGAAGCAATGAGTCAAGGTTGTGCTTGTGTTTCTACAAATCATAAGGGGCGACAAGCTGAAATTATTACTCATAATTATGATGGACTGTTATGCGAAACAAATAGTGTTGAATCTTTAACAATCGCACTTGATAAGATGATTTCTAATCCTTCTCAACGAAAAGCAGTGCAACAACAAGCAATACATAGTTCAAAACGTTTCTTACCTTCTGTAATTATACAAAAATGGGAAGAACTATTAAATCATGTTCAATAG
- a CDS encoding serine O-acetyltransferase produces MKYDYINEVNIHMPVAENYKDIWTFIQSDYYRMKGSFATIIGVLTLIFVEPSFWFLFWLRIASYKKKNILWLIAKLIHRRNMFKYGLLIPSTTRIGFGLYIGHPLSIVVNHSAIIGNNVTISHFTTIGANHIHAAYIGDNVYMAPNVSLIEDITIGSNCTIGNGSVVTKSVPANSTVVGNPARVIKENCSARYTGTPWLFSVL; encoded by the coding sequence ATGAAATACGACTATATAAACGAGGTGAATATTCACATGCCTGTAGCAGAGAACTATAAAGATATTTGGACCTTTATACAAAGTGATTATTACAGAATGAAGGGTTCTTTTGCTACTATCATTGGCGTCTTAACCTTAATTTTTGTAGAGCCAAGTTTTTGGTTCTTATTCTGGTTGCGCATAGCCTCTTATAAAAAGAAAAATATTTTATGGCTCATAGCAAAACTAATTCATCGACGTAATATGTTTAAATATGGACTCTTAATTCCGTCTACTACACGTATTGGCTTTGGGTTATATATTGGTCATCCTTTATCTATTGTGGTTAATCATTCTGCGATCATTGGTAATAACGTAACAATTAGCCACTTTACCACTATTGGAGCTAATCATATACATGCAGCTTATATAGGAGATAACGTGTATATGGCGCCCAATGTTTCGCTTATAGAGGATATAACAATAGGCAGTAATTGTACTATTGGGAATGGAAGTGTTGTGACTAAGAGTGTTCCAGCTAATTCTACAGTAGTAGGAAATCCTGCAAGAGTGATAAAAGAGAATTGTTCTGCGCGTTATACAGGAACGCCATGGTTATTTAGTGTGTTGTAG
- a CDS encoding DUF4422 domain-containing protein: MNNKIKIFVATHKKAKLYGDSCYRFIHVGADLHPEVYIDAALKDNENSDNISAKNDIYCELTGLYYLWKHVNDIDYIGFVHYRRFLAHRHFALQPNNIILKEQDYLNLLNKVDVVLTPPTKKYGERCGYFTIKEDIPEFCFYRLVKPSIARLFPEYLEAFEQEFITPTMSYGNIMACKKTLFNEYCEWLFAILFDVEQNLRNSPFNVSAREMGYFSEYLLNVWMRKKQLTVAYKPVCFINKRETLIDKVRIYMQAMGLQIIVAGAEKIYAKFRK; this comes from the coding sequence ATGAATAATAAAATTAAAATATTTGTAGCAACTCATAAAAAGGCTAAGTTGTATGGTGATAGCTGTTACAGGTTTATTCATGTCGGAGCAGACCTTCACCCCGAAGTGTATATAGATGCTGCATTAAAAGATAATGAAAATAGTGATAATATATCAGCAAAAAACGATATATATTGTGAACTAACAGGATTATATTATTTATGGAAACATGTTAATGATATAGACTATATTGGTTTTGTACATTATCGTCGTTTTCTTGCTCATAGGCACTTTGCTCTTCAACCGAACAATATTATATTAAAAGAACAAGACTATTTAAACTTATTAAATAAGGTAGACGTGGTCTTAACGCCTCCTACAAAAAAGTATGGAGAAAGATGTGGTTATTTTACAATTAAAGAAGATATACCCGAATTCTGTTTTTATAGACTTGTAAAACCAAGTATTGCACGATTATTCCCAGAATATTTAGAAGCTTTTGAACAAGAGTTTATTACTCCAACTATGAGCTATGGAAATATTATGGCATGCAAAAAAACTCTTTTTAATGAGTATTGTGAATGGTTATTTGCGATTTTATTCGATGTAGAACAAAACCTAAGAAATTCTCCTTTTAATGTTTCTGCACGAGAAATGGGTTATTTTTCGGAATATCTTCTTAATGTGTGGATGCGTAAAAAACAACTAACAGTGGCATATAAACCTGTTTGTTTTATCAATAAACGAGAAACATTGATAGATAAAGTTCGTATATATATGCAAGCAATGGGATTGCAAATTATTGTAGCTGGAGCAGAAAAGATATATGCAAAATTTAGAAAATAG
- a CDS encoding EpsG family protein has translation MAFLYTLLLVVFYLIAITKTQLSISKQKKMLFFTLSFLVLCITLREGWPDEGIYILAFERAPNLFDITFNEKPFGYAEKGYFYLASFVKFVYNDSRFYLFSMGALSMYLLYKSLTKYCLLPLLGLCDYIARFLLNRDFTQMRSSLAILLIIFAIDNIYKRKPLKYFAVVFLAYQFHTMALIAVPLYFLYKLPLNKKIVIISIASTFVLSQTFTGEISGYVDSYSKDLSYSVYTRGEYKEAALGLANPMIYFQLAILLYFTFKGKAIKRLTPHYKLLQMAYLYSTLTLILFCNYTALSGRTSTMFATVEMFILPFIGQSISKKYRVIYYFVLGFVFIYFFVSKYQAAITMMEQG, from the coding sequence ATGGCTTTTCTTTACACACTTTTATTGGTGGTTTTTTATCTTATTGCTATAACAAAAACACAGTTAAGTATTTCTAAGCAAAAGAAAATGTTGTTTTTTACATTATCTTTCTTGGTATTATGTATTACATTAAGAGAAGGATGGCCTGATGAAGGAATATATATATTAGCATTTGAAAGGGCCCCAAACTTATTTGATATAACTTTTAATGAGAAGCCTTTTGGTTATGCAGAAAAGGGTTATTTTTATTTAGCATCGTTTGTTAAGTTTGTATATAATGACTCTCGTTTCTATTTATTTAGTATGGGAGCTCTTTCTATGTATCTTCTTTACAAATCGTTAACTAAATATTGTCTTCTACCTTTGCTAGGGTTGTGCGATTACATTGCTCGATTTTTGTTAAATAGAGACTTTACACAAATGCGTTCGTCGCTTGCTATATTGCTTATAATATTTGCAATCGACAATATTTACAAACGAAAACCACTTAAATATTTTGCAGTTGTATTTCTTGCTTATCAATTTCATACAATGGCTTTGATAGCAGTTCCACTTTATTTCTTATATAAATTACCATTAAATAAAAAGATTGTAATAATAAGTATTGCTTCTACTTTTGTATTATCTCAAACCTTTACAGGAGAAATTTCTGGTTATGTAGATTCGTATAGTAAAGATTTAAGTTATTCAGTATATACTCGTGGAGAATATAAAGAAGCAGCATTAGGACTTGCTAATCCAATGATTTATTTTCAGTTAGCAATTCTTTTGTATTTCACCTTTAAAGGAAAAGCTATTAAACGGCTAACGCCACATTATAAACTTTTGCAAATGGCTTATTTATATTCTACACTTACACTTATATTGTTTTGTAATTATACGGCATTAAGTGGTAGAACTTCCACCATGTTTGCAACAGTAGAAATGTTTATACTTCCTTTTATTGGTCAATCTATTTCTAAAAAATATCGTGTTATATATTATTTTGTACTTGGCTTTGTATTTATTTACTTCTTTGTAAGCAAGTACCAAGCGGCTATAACAATGATGGAACAGGGATAA
- a CDS encoding glycosyltransferase family 2 protein: MFNSKKHKNKGMDELPYITILSPAYNKGATIERTFESLKAQTCFNFEWLIVNDGSTDNTQKIVDEFKTSLFPIRVIHKKNEGLNRTFNLGVRESKGYLILRLDPDDYLLPTAIEQVMAHKQVLENNSQLCAVCFLTQFGNNRIVGYHPYSIPTISNFIDYRIKDKALGDRLEVVKRSVLIEYPMIEIENEKFCLESLMWNSIAEHYNALYIPTAIYVREYNEVSITSNLTNVLRNNPKGTMLTYSHYINVLRRKKSEGYKVQKDIIKNSINYYRFALSTKEKRSVIISKIPLSLTLLCFIPGVMLCCIDSLSPKFINKVLNKLRRNALNT; the protein is encoded by the coding sequence ATGTTCAATAGTAAAAAACATAAGAATAAAGGTATGGATGAACTTCCTTATATAACTATTTTAAGTCCTGCATATAATAAGGGTGCAACTATAGAACGAACATTTGAGAGTTTAAAGGCACAAACTTGTTTTAATTTTGAGTGGCTTATTGTGAACGATGGTAGCACAGATAACACTCAAAAGATTGTAGATGAATTTAAAACATCTCTTTTTCCTATTCGTGTTATTCATAAAAAAAACGAAGGATTAAATAGAACTTTTAATCTTGGAGTGAGAGAGTCGAAAGGTTATTTAATACTTCGTTTAGATCCAGACGACTATCTTTTGCCTACTGCTATTGAGCAAGTGATGGCCCATAAACAGGTTCTTGAGAATAATTCACAGCTTTGTGCGGTGTGTTTCTTAACTCAATTTGGTAATAATCGCATCGTAGGTTATCATCCATATAGCATACCTACCATTTCAAATTTTATAGATTATAGAATAAAAGATAAGGCATTGGGAGATCGTTTAGAAGTGGTGAAGCGTTCTGTGCTTATAGAATATCCAATGATAGAAATAGAAAATGAGAAGTTTTGCTTGGAGTCTTTGATGTGGAATAGCATTGCTGAACATTATAATGCGCTTTATATTCCTACAGCTATTTATGTGCGAGAATATAATGAAGTGAGTATAACCTCAAATCTTACAAATGTTTTACGTAACAACCCTAAGGGAACTATGTTAACTTATTCGCATTATATAAATGTATTGAGGAGAAAAAAAAGTGAAGGATATAAGGTGCAAAAGGATATTATCAAAAACTCTATTAACTATTATCGTTTTGCTTTAAGTACAAAAGAAAAACGTTCTGTGATTATAAGTAAAATTCCTTTATCTTTAACTTTATTATGTTTTATTCCAGGAGTTATGCTTTGTTGTATAGATAGTTTATCTCCTAAATTCATAAATAAAGTTCTTAATAAACTGAGAAGAAATGCTTTAAATACTTGA
- a CDS encoding glycosyltransferase — MQNLGNSAPLISIIVPIYNSEHTLRKCVDSLLAQTFKQFEVLLIDDGSTDNSAKVCDEYQLVDSRVRVFHQLNGGVSSARQLGIDNAHGKYSIHADPDDWVEPNMLADLYQKAVLENADMVICDFYRDIENKCGYCKQEPSSMDYEVILKEMFTRLNGSMCNKLIRHELYSQYSISFPHEITYGEDLFVVSSLLLTPIKVSYVPQAYYHYVYDKSNNSLSLRYNENIFKQDLHVRKTFDDLLKNNTSAQVLACKRWAMFMGYRAFLGGERFITSKQFKYYFYKDRFYILFCQEPFLRNILVFFACLGFYQPIIKIVNRFFRKTK; from the coding sequence ATGCAAAACTTAGGAAATAGTGCCCCACTTATTAGTATTATAGTTCCAATATATAACTCAGAACACACTTTGCGTAAGTGTGTTGATAGCTTATTGGCACAAACCTTTAAGCAATTTGAGGTACTTTTAATTGACGATGGAAGCACTGATAATAGTGCAAAGGTATGCGATGAATATCAACTGGTAGATAGTCGTGTCCGTGTTTTCCATCAATTAAATGGTGGGGTATCGTCGGCAAGGCAATTAGGAATAGATAATGCGCATGGAAAATATAGTATTCATGCTGATCCCGACGATTGGGTTGAACCTAATATGTTAGCAGATTTATACCAGAAGGCTGTTTTAGAGAATGCAGATATGGTGATATGCGACTTTTATAGAGATATAGAAAATAAGTGCGGGTATTGCAAACAAGAACCAAGCAGTATGGATTATGAGGTAATACTTAAAGAAATGTTCACACGGTTGAATGGTTCTATGTGTAATAAGCTCATTAGGCATGAGCTATATTCGCAATACTCCATTTCTTTTCCACACGAAATAACATATGGTGAAGATCTTTTTGTGGTTTCATCGTTACTCTTAACCCCCATAAAGGTATCTTATGTGCCACAAGCCTATTATCATTATGTTTATGATAAGTCGAATAATTCTCTTTCTTTACGTTATAATGAAAATATTTTTAAACAAGATTTGCATGTTAGAAAAACTTTTGATGATTTATTAAAAAATAATACTTCTGCGCAAGTATTGGCATGTAAAAGATGGGCAATGTTTATGGGATATAGAGCATTTTTAGGTGGAGAAAGATTTATTACTTCTAAGCAATTTAAATATTATTTTTATAAAGACAGGTTTTATATTTTATTCTGTCAAGAACCTTTTCTTCGTAATATATTAGTTTTCTTTGCATGCTTGGGATTTTATCAGCCTATAATAAAAATAGTAAATCGCTTTTTTAGAAAAACAAAATAA
- a CDS encoding phosphorylcholine transferase LicD: protein MKLRLDISEDFYREEERDGFFISSTMKRVWAVELDLLAKLMDVCAKNNILFWADAGTILGAVRHKGFIPWDDDIDIIMLRKDYDKLCKIASKEFTHPYFFQTEKTDRGSLRGHAQLRNTETTAILEVEKNYKYKFNQGIFIDIFPLDNLFKNEIDLDKQCKEISLLRKKYIRYSHWTKERYVTPNSLIKKILKGLAFYLINPFVKAFFDPHKIYKKYEEELSKCKDESSEKVAKLALGNFEKRRIWKRENLKEAIYMPFEMLKIPLPCGYINILNTFYGDWQNYKIATSTHGKVFFDTERTYKYYIYEK from the coding sequence ATGAAATTAAGACTTGATATTTCAGAAGATTTTTATAGGGAAGAGGAACGTGATGGTTTTTTTATTTCTTCTACTATGAAGCGAGTATGGGCGGTTGAATTAGATTTATTAGCAAAACTTATGGATGTTTGTGCTAAAAATAATATTCTCTTTTGGGCTGATGCAGGAACTATCCTAGGGGCTGTTAGGCATAAGGGATTTATACCTTGGGATGATGATATTGATATCATTATGTTAAGAAAGGATTATGATAAATTATGTAAAATAGCTTCAAAGGAGTTTACTCATCCATATTTTTTTCAAACAGAAAAAACAGATAGAGGCTCATTAAGGGGACATGCTCAATTAAGAAATACTGAGACGACAGCAATATTAGAAGTTGAGAAGAACTATAAATATAAATTTAATCAAGGTATTTTTATAGATATTTTTCCTTTAGATAATTTATTTAAAAATGAAATAGATCTTGATAAACAATGTAAGGAAATATCTTTATTGAGAAAAAAATATATAAGGTATTCGCATTGGACGAAAGAAAGATACGTTACCCCAAATAGTTTAATAAAAAAAATACTAAAAGGTCTGGCTTTTTATTTAATAAATCCATTTGTTAAAGCATTCTTTGATCCTCATAAAATTTATAAAAAGTATGAAGAAGAATTGTCTAAATGTAAAGATGAAAGCAGTGAAAAAGTGGCAAAGTTAGCATTGGGGAATTTTGAAAAACGAAGAATTTGGAAACGAGAAAATTTGAAAGAAGCAATATATATGCCTTTTGAAATGCTTAAAATTCCTCTTCCTTGTGGTTATATAAATATATTAAATACCTTTTATGGTGATTGGCAAAATTATAAAATAGCTACCTCAACACACGGAAAAGTATTTTTTGATACTGAAAGAACATATAAATATTACATTTATGAAAAATAA
- a CDS encoding phosphatidylinositol-specific phospholipase C/glycerophosphodiester phosphodiesterase family protein produces MKNKYFKRFLYLIALFVLSGVYLKKQDVLNDYILKIRKDRVRKKEYNMMHKSNVDITSLPLLKDEPNAWYTKYHYICHGGGGIDGKTYSNSLEAMQLNYNKGNRVFDSDMTFTKDGVLILRHSWADNLEQRKISMTNSHSFVDRNGHTQHLLDANRMNYKTFMSKPIYRQYTPMDIKKLIVFLDKNKEAYIAPDMKDDPIKSYQYLVNEAIRLNKKNVLDRIIVNIYTYDLYDKIMKIYPFKNVTIRQHYVSPNNYTELIEFCIKKNIHVVNLSLCYVNDKGVNQIKSKGIHVYVAVVDYISDMQEYYKKGYSGACTNWLYEKDWNLVKYGK; encoded by the coding sequence ATGAAAAATAAATATTTTAAAAGATTCTTATATTTGATTGCCTTATTTGTTTTATCAGGCGTATATTTAAAGAAGCAAGACGTCTTAAATGATTATATTCTAAAAATCAGAAAAGATAGAGTGAGAAAAAAGGAATATAATATGATGCATAAAAGTAATGTAGATATAACTTCTCTTCCCTTACTTAAAGATGAACCTAATGCTTGGTATACAAAATATCATTATATATGCCATGGGGGGGGAGGAATAGATGGAAAAACCTATAGTAATTCATTGGAAGCAATGCAACTTAATTACAATAAAGGAAATAGAGTGTTTGATTCTGATATGACTTTTACTAAGGATGGTGTGTTGATATTACGTCACTCGTGGGCAGATAACTTGGAGCAAAGAAAAATATCGATGACTAATTCTCATTCTTTTGTTGATAGAAATGGACATACACAGCATTTATTAGATGCTAATAGAATGAATTATAAAACATTTATGTCTAAGCCTATATATAGACAATATACACCTATGGACATAAAAAAATTAATTGTTTTTCTTGATAAAAATAAAGAGGCTTATATAGCACCTGATATGAAAGACGACCCTATTAAGTCATATCAATATCTTGTTAATGAAGCTATTCGGTTGAATAAGAAAAATGTTTTAGATAGAATTATTGTAAATATATATACTTACGATTTATATGATAAGATAATGAAAATATACCCTTTCAAGAATGTAACAATTCGTCAGCATTATGTTTCTCCAAATAATTATACCGAACTTATTGAATTTTGTATAAAGAAGAATATTCATGTTGTAAATTTATCTTTGTGTTATGTAAATGATAAGGGGGTAAATCAAATTAAAAGTAAGGGTATTCATGTTTATGTTGCTGTCGTAGATTATATCTCAGATATGCAAGAATATTATAAGAAAGGGTATTCAGGTGCATGCACAAATTGGTTATATGAGAAAGATTGGAATTTAGTGAAATATGGAAAGTAA
- a CDS encoding glycosyltransferase, translating to MQNLENSGPLISVIVPIYNSEHTLHKCVDSLLAQTFKQFEVLLINDGSTDNSAKICNEYQLQDSRVRVFHQLNGGVSSARQLGIDNAHGKYSIHADPDDWVEPNMLADLYQKAISESADMVICDFYINDYRKEEYCKQKPSVMDNEVILKEMFTRLHGSTWNKFIKNELYSRYKIYFPQEITFCEDLFIVASLLLKPIKVSYVPQAYYHYVRDKQHNSLSLRYNEKALEQDLYLKKVFHDLLKNTSVQALACKRFATSTAYRAFLGGEKFISSGQYKSLFYKDKSYILCSDLPFLHKILVIFACLGFYQPIIKIVNRFFRKTK from the coding sequence ATGCAAAATTTAGAAAATAGTGGACCACTTATTAGCGTTATAGTTCCAATATATAACTCAGAACACACTTTACATAAGTGTGTTGATAGCTTATTGGCACAAACCTTTAAGCAATTCGAGGTGCTTTTAATTAATGATGGAAGCACTGATAATAGTGCAAAGATATGCAATGAATATCAATTGCAAGATAGTCGTGTCCGTGTTTTCCATCAATTAAATGGTGGGGTATCGTCGGCAAGGCAATTAGGAATAGATAATGCGCATGGAAAATATAGTATTCATGCCGACCCTGACGATTGGGTTGAACCTAATATGTTAGCAGATTTATACCAGAAGGCTATTTCTGAGAGTGCAGATATGGTGATATGCGACTTTTATATTAACGATTATAGAAAGGAAGAGTATTGCAAACAAAAACCAAGTGTTATGGATAATGAAGTAATACTGAAAGAAATGTTTACTCGTTTACATGGTTCTACATGGAATAAGTTTATTAAGAATGAGTTATATTCTCGTTATAAAATTTATTTCCCACAAGAAATAACATTTTGTGAAGACCTTTTTATTGTTGCATCTTTACTCTTGAAACCTATAAAAGTGTCTTATGTGCCACAAGCCTATTATCATTATGTTCGTGATAAACAACATAATTCTCTTTCTTTACGTTATAATGAGAAAGCATTAGAGCAAGATTTATATCTTAAAAAAGTTTTTCATGATTTATTAAAAAATACCTCTGTACAAGCATTGGCATGTAAACGATTTGCAACAAGTACAGCTTATAGAGCTTTTTTAGGAGGAGAAAAATTTATTAGCTCTGGACAATATAAATCTCTTTTCTATAAAGATAAATCGTATATTTTATGCAGTGATCTACCTTTTCTTCATAAAATATTAGTTATCTTTGCATGTCTAGGATTTTATCAGCCTATAATAAAAATAGTAAATCGTTTTTTTAGAAAGACAAAATAA
- a CDS encoding glycosyltransferase family 2 protein, whose product MEKLLTIIIPVYNVEKYIRRCIESIIIPAEYYRDLEVIIINDGTPDNSALIAKEYELQFPEFIKVIDKENGGHGSAWNLGLKIAKGKYVRFLDSDDWFDNENFIAFLGKLRSSNSDLIFTNAVHLNAKDLCVIKNICFSDSLQEGVEYDAENIIWNDIKGSESLTNFHYCTYKTALLKPLLPLFLEKQSYDDAILFIVPIIISKTICFYDILIYNYIWGYENQTTSPKNIKKQYYHFYNIIKSQHNFIVLYEKHLSKNKRDKVYQVFNTMIMQHFERLSCLPYFEARKQLAKWKEYLDTMIIDYQQSKKMKLYKMLPFPFYKLIINIVTAIQKSYE is encoded by the coding sequence ATGGAAAAGTTATTGACAATAATAATCCCTGTATATAATGTTGAAAAATATATTAGAAGATGTATTGAGTCAATCATTATACCCGCAGAATATTATAGAGATTTAGAAGTTATAATTATAAATGATGGAACTCCAGATAATTCTGCACTTATTGCAAAGGAATATGAGTTACAATTTCCTGAGTTTATAAAAGTGATTGATAAAGAAAATGGAGGTCATGGATCGGCATGGAATTTAGGACTTAAAATTGCAAAAGGAAAGTATGTGCGTTTTCTTGATAGTGATGATTGGTTTGATAATGAGAATTTTATAGCTTTTTTAGGTAAATTAAGATCTTCGAATAGTGATCTTATTTTTACGAATGCTGTACATTTAAATGCCAAGGATTTATGTGTTATAAAGAATATTTGTTTTTCTGATAGCTTGCAAGAGGGAGTTGAATATGATGCAGAAAATATAATTTGGAATGATATTAAAGGAAGTGAATCTTTAACAAACTTTCATTATTGCACTTATAAAACAGCATTGTTAAAACCATTACTTCCACTTTTCTTAGAGAAACAGTCATATGATGATGCTATTTTGTTTATTGTTCCTATTATTATTAGTAAAACAATTTGTTTTTATGACATATTAATTTATAATTATATTTGGGGATATGAGAATCAAACCACATCTCCTAAAAATATAAAAAAACAATATTATCATTTTTACAATATAATAAAATCTCAACACAATTTCATTGTTTTATATGAAAAGCATTTATCTAAAAATAAAAGAGATAAAGTGTATCAGGTTTTTAATACCATGATTATGCAACATTTTGAACGTCTTTCTTGCCTTCCTTATTTTGAGGCAAGGAAACAATTGGCTAAGTGGAAAGAATATTTAGATACGATGATTATTGACTATCAACAATCGAAAAAAATGAAACTTTATAAAATGCTTCCTTTTCCTTTTTATAAACTAATTATCAACATAGTAACTGCAATACAAAAATCCTATGAATAA
- a CDS encoding adenylyltransferase/cytidyltransferase family protein — protein sequence MESKKKIIGYTTGVFDMFHVGHLNILKRAKEKCDYLIVGVSTDEVVKAYKNKTPIVNFSERKAIVESIRYVDKVVPQITMNKLDAWNELHFDIMFHGSDWQGTAMYDKIIENLNSVGVEVVFLPHTDGVSSTLLSELLYNKK from the coding sequence ATGGAAAGTAAGAAGAAAATAATAGGATATACTACAGGTGTTTTTGATATGTTTCATGTAGGCCACCTTAATATACTAAAACGAGCAAAAGAAAAATGTGATTATTTGATTGTAGGAGTTTCTACAGATGAGGTTGTAAAAGCATATAAAAATAAAACACCGATTGTGAATTTCTCAGAAAGAAAGGCTATTGTTGAATCCATAAGGTATGTGGACAAAGTTGTTCCTCAAATCACAATGAATAAACTGGATGCTTGGAATGAATTGCATTTTGATATAATGTTTCATGGGAGTGACTGGCAGGGAACAGCTATGTATGATAAAATAATCGAAAATTTAAATTCTGTTGGGGTTGAAGTTGTATTTCTTCCTCATACTGACGGGGTGTCTTCAACTCTTTTATCTGAACTTTTATATAATAAAAAATAA